A single region of the Serinus canaria isolate serCan28SL12 chromosome 1, serCan2020, whole genome shotgun sequence genome encodes:
- the EPHA1 gene encoding ephrin type-A receptor 1 isoform X1 — translation MELSLGLLLLWALLPPEAHGKEVDLLDTSTAQGELGWLPDPPEVGWSEVQQMINGTPIYMYQDCSVLSEGDTDHWLRTNWIYRGEAASRVYVELKFTVRDCKSFKGEVVTCKETFNLYYMESEQDVGIQFRRPLFTKLNTVAADRSFTSRDIESGAMQLNTEVCPIGKLSRRGFYLAFQNSGACVAMVSVRVYYKTCPEAVRGLARFPETLAGSEGLTEVPGVCVEDAAEEVGSPPRMHCSTDGEWLVPVGRCLCAVGFEEVDGSCVACQRGFYRHSLDAKRCLKCPPNSLSNESGATSCPCNAGFYRAPSEGQNIACTRPPSAPRNVSFSLLGTQLSLWWQPPSDHGGRKDLTYTVFCQRCHFLSCEPCEAAVVFSPSASGLTKPAVDVDGLEAYTNYTFTVEAHNGVSGMGPAPQRTAPAVWVSVGHAAPVTVSQFILTQRDDSSLSVSWLAPRQRSRTSVEYEVMFFEKGEEARYTVKHLLEPNVTLRDLQPDTAYLLRVRSITPLGPGPYSPEQEFRTLPPDTGALSGGVIVSIIFGVLLFIGLIVGFLMFRRKCSRRARRRHARPDYSTSGFEREKVWLKPYVDLQPYDDPSRGVLEFTKELDVSCVTMENVIGEGEFGEVYRGSLRLPGKERIVVAIKTLKSTYSDSQWWNFLREATIMGQFNHPNIVRLEGVVTKRRPMMIITEYMENGALDTFLRENEEKFSPVQLVSMLQGIASGMTYLSEHNYVHRDLAARNILVTRSLQCKVSDFGLSRILENDAEGTYETKGGKIPIRWTAPEAIAHRIFTSASDVWSFGIVMWEVLSFGDKPYGHMTNQEVMKSLEDGYRLPPPVDCPSILYELMKSCWSHDRMRRPHFQEIRAQLQHFISSPQLLRPVADFDPRVTLRLPSCSGSDGIPYRSIPEWLESIRMKRYISNFRTAGLDTMESILELTAEDLKQMGVSLPGHQKRILCSIQGFKE, via the exons tggAGTGAAGTGCAGCAGATGATAAATGGTACCCCGATCTACATGTACCAGGACTGCAGTGTGCTTTCCGAGGGCGACACCGATCACTGGCTTCGCACTAACTGGATTTATCGGGGTGAGGCAGCCTCGCGCGTTTACGTGGAGCTAAAGTTTACTGTGAGGGACTGCAAGAGCTTCAAAGGTGAAGTGGTGACCTGCAAAGAGACCTTCAATCTCTATTACATGGAGTCTGAACAAGATGTTGGGATCCAGTTTCGCCGCCCACTGTTCACCAAG CTCAACACTGTGGCAGCAGATCGGAGTTTCACAAGCAGAGACATCGAGTCGGGGGCCATGCAGCTGAACACAGAAGTGTGCCCCATTGGGAAGCTCTCTCGCCGGGGCTTCTACCTGGCTTTCCAGAACTCTGGGGCTTGTGTAGCGATGGTGTCTGTCCGAGTGTATTACAAGACTTGCCCGGAGGCGGTGCGGGGCCTGGCCCGCTTTCCAGAGACACTGGCAGGGTCAGAGGGGCTGACAGAAGTGCCTGGGGTCTGCGTGGAGGATGCAGCTGAAGAAGTGGGCTCTCCCCCCAGGAtgcactgcagcactgatgGGGAGTGGCTGGTACCAGTGGGCCGATGCCTTTGTGCTGTGGGGTTTGAGGAAGTCGATGGGAGCTGCGTAG CCTGCCAGCGAGGGTTCTACCGCCACTCCCTGGATGCTAAACGCTGCCTGAAGTGTCCCCCCAACAGCTTGTCCAACGAGTCAGGGGCTACATCTTGTCCCTGCAATGCAGGCTTCTACCGAGCCCCTTCGGAGGGCCAGAACATTGCTTGCACCC GCCCACCCTCGGCTCCCCGCAATGTCAGCTTCTCCCTGCTTGGCACCCAGCTGAGTCTGTGGTGGCAGCCACCCAGTGACCACGGTGGGAGGAAGGACCTGACTTACACAGTCTTCTGCCAGCGCTGCCATTTCCTGTCCTGTGAGCCCTGTGAGGCTGCCGTGGTGTTCTCCCCCAGTGCCTCTGGTCTCACAAAACCTGCAGTGGATGTGGATGGCCTAGAAGCTTACACCAATTACACATTCACTGTGGAAGCCCATAATGGTGTCTCAGGAATGGGACCTGCTCCACAGAGAACTGCTCCAGCTGTCTGGGTCTCAGTTGGACATGCAG ctccagtgacAGTATCCCAGTTTATTCTGACACAGAGAGATGACAGCAGTCTATCAGTTTCTTGGCTTGCCCCCCGGCAACGCAGCCGGACCTCAGTGGAGTATGAGGTCATGTTCTTTGAGAAG GGGGAGGAGGCACGTTACACAGTGAAGCACCTTCTTGAGCCAAATGTCACTCTGCGAGACCTGCAGCCAGACACAGCCTACCTGCTCCGTGTGAGATCCATCACACCCCTGGGGCCTGGGCCCTActccccagagcaggaattTCGCACCCTTCCACCAG ACACTGGAGCTCTGTCTGGTGGAGTCATAGTCTCTATTATCTTTGGAGTTCTCCTCTTTATTGGTCTAATTGTGGGATTTCTTATGTTTCGGCGAAA ATGTTCCAGGAGGGCTCGTCGGAGACACGCACGGCCGGATTACAGTACTTCGGGCTTTGAGCGAG AGAAGGTCTGGTTGAAACCCTATGTAGACCTGCAACCATATGATGACCCCAGCAGAGGGGTGCTGGAATTCACGAAGGAGCTGGATGTCTCTTGCGTCACTATGGAGAATGTGATTGGAGAGG GGGAGTTTGGGGAGGTCTATCGTGGGTCCCTGCGACTCCCAGGGAAAGAACGTATTGTGGTTGCCATCAAGACTCTGAAGTCAACATATTCAGACTCACAGTGGTGGAACTTCCTGCGTGAGGCAACAATTATGGGGCAGTTCAATCACCCAAACATTGTGCGTCTGGAGGGAGTCGTCACCAAAA GGAGGCCAATGATGATCATCACTGAATATATGGAAAATGGAGCACTGGATACCTTCCTCCGG gagaatgaggaaaaatttaGCCCTGTGCAGCTTGTGAGCATGCTGCAGGGAATAGCCTCTGGCATGACCTACCTTTCAGAACACAATTACGTGCACCGGGATCTGGCTGCTCGCAACATCCTGGTGACACGCAGTCTCCAATGCAAGGTGTCTGACTTTGGTCTCTCCCGAATTTTGGAGAATGATGCAGAGGGAACCTATGAAACCAAG GGTGGTAAGATTCCTATCCGATGGACAGCCCCAGAGGCCATTGCTCATCGCATTTTCACCTCAGCCAGTGATGTCTGGAGCTTTGGAATTGTCATGTGGGAGGTGCTGTCATTTGGTGACAAGCCATATGGGCATATGACCAATCAAGAG GTAATGAAAAGCCTAGAGGATGGCTACCGGCTCCCCCCTCCTGTGGATTGCCCATCTATCCTCTACGAACTCATGAAGAGTTGCTGGTCACACGATCGGATGAGGCGGCCTCATTTTCAGGAAATCCGGGCACAGCTGCAACATTTCATCTCAAGTCCCCAGCTCCTCCGGCCTGTTGCAGACTTTGATCCCAG GGTAACACTCCGTCTGCCCAGCTGCAGTGGATCCGATGGGATCCCCTACCGGTCCATCCCCGAGTGGCTGGAATCCATTCGCATGAAGCGCTACATCTCCAACTTCCGCACTGCTGGCCTGGACACCATGGAGTCCATTCTGGAGCTCACTGCTGA GGACTTGAAACAGATGGGAGTGTCACTTCCAGGCCACCAGAAGAGGATCTTGTGCAGCATCCAAGGCTTTAAGGAGTGA
- the EPHA1 gene encoding ephrin type-A receptor 1 isoform X2 produces MELSLGLLLLWALLPPEAHGKEVDLLDTSTAQGELGWLPDPPEVGWSEVQQMINGTPIYMYQDCSVLSEGDTDHWLRTNWIYRGEAASRVYVELKFTVRDCKSFKGEVVTCKETFNLYYMESEQDVGIQFRRPLFTKLNTVAADRSFTSRDIESGAMQLNTEVCPIGKLSRRGFYLAFQNSGACVAMVSVRVYYKTCPEAVRGLARFPETLAGSEGLTEVPGVCVEDAAEEVGSPPRMHCSTDGEWLVPVGRCLCAVGFEEVDGSCVACQRGFYRHSLDAKRCLKCPPNSLSNESGATSCPCNAGFYRAPSEGQNIACTRPPSAPRNVSFSLLGTQLSLWWQPPSDHGGRKDLTYTVFCQRCHFLSCEPCEAAVVFSPSASGLTKPAVDVDGLEAYTNYTFTVEAHNGVSGMGPAPQRTAPAVWVSVGHAAPVTVSQFILTQRDDSSLSVSWLAPRQRSRTSVEYEVMFFEKGEEARYTVKHLLEPNVTLRDLQPDTAYLLRVRSITPLGPGPYSPEQEFRTLPPDTGALSGGVIVSIIFGVLLFIGLIVGFLMFRRKRARRRHARPDYSTSGFEREKVWLKPYVDLQPYDDPSRGVLEFTKELDVSCVTMENVIGEGEFGEVYRGSLRLPGKERIVVAIKTLKSTYSDSQWWNFLREATIMGQFNHPNIVRLEGVVTKRRPMMIITEYMENGALDTFLRENEEKFSPVQLVSMLQGIASGMTYLSEHNYVHRDLAARNILVTRSLQCKVSDFGLSRILENDAEGTYETKGGKIPIRWTAPEAIAHRIFTSASDVWSFGIVMWEVLSFGDKPYGHMTNQEVMKSLEDGYRLPPPVDCPSILYELMKSCWSHDRMRRPHFQEIRAQLQHFISSPQLLRPVADFDPRVTLRLPSCSGSDGIPYRSIPEWLESIRMKRYISNFRTAGLDTMESILELTAEDLKQMGVSLPGHQKRILCSIQGFKE; encoded by the exons tggAGTGAAGTGCAGCAGATGATAAATGGTACCCCGATCTACATGTACCAGGACTGCAGTGTGCTTTCCGAGGGCGACACCGATCACTGGCTTCGCACTAACTGGATTTATCGGGGTGAGGCAGCCTCGCGCGTTTACGTGGAGCTAAAGTTTACTGTGAGGGACTGCAAGAGCTTCAAAGGTGAAGTGGTGACCTGCAAAGAGACCTTCAATCTCTATTACATGGAGTCTGAACAAGATGTTGGGATCCAGTTTCGCCGCCCACTGTTCACCAAG CTCAACACTGTGGCAGCAGATCGGAGTTTCACAAGCAGAGACATCGAGTCGGGGGCCATGCAGCTGAACACAGAAGTGTGCCCCATTGGGAAGCTCTCTCGCCGGGGCTTCTACCTGGCTTTCCAGAACTCTGGGGCTTGTGTAGCGATGGTGTCTGTCCGAGTGTATTACAAGACTTGCCCGGAGGCGGTGCGGGGCCTGGCCCGCTTTCCAGAGACACTGGCAGGGTCAGAGGGGCTGACAGAAGTGCCTGGGGTCTGCGTGGAGGATGCAGCTGAAGAAGTGGGCTCTCCCCCCAGGAtgcactgcagcactgatgGGGAGTGGCTGGTACCAGTGGGCCGATGCCTTTGTGCTGTGGGGTTTGAGGAAGTCGATGGGAGCTGCGTAG CCTGCCAGCGAGGGTTCTACCGCCACTCCCTGGATGCTAAACGCTGCCTGAAGTGTCCCCCCAACAGCTTGTCCAACGAGTCAGGGGCTACATCTTGTCCCTGCAATGCAGGCTTCTACCGAGCCCCTTCGGAGGGCCAGAACATTGCTTGCACCC GCCCACCCTCGGCTCCCCGCAATGTCAGCTTCTCCCTGCTTGGCACCCAGCTGAGTCTGTGGTGGCAGCCACCCAGTGACCACGGTGGGAGGAAGGACCTGACTTACACAGTCTTCTGCCAGCGCTGCCATTTCCTGTCCTGTGAGCCCTGTGAGGCTGCCGTGGTGTTCTCCCCCAGTGCCTCTGGTCTCACAAAACCTGCAGTGGATGTGGATGGCCTAGAAGCTTACACCAATTACACATTCACTGTGGAAGCCCATAATGGTGTCTCAGGAATGGGACCTGCTCCACAGAGAACTGCTCCAGCTGTCTGGGTCTCAGTTGGACATGCAG ctccagtgacAGTATCCCAGTTTATTCTGACACAGAGAGATGACAGCAGTCTATCAGTTTCTTGGCTTGCCCCCCGGCAACGCAGCCGGACCTCAGTGGAGTATGAGGTCATGTTCTTTGAGAAG GGGGAGGAGGCACGTTACACAGTGAAGCACCTTCTTGAGCCAAATGTCACTCTGCGAGACCTGCAGCCAGACACAGCCTACCTGCTCCGTGTGAGATCCATCACACCCCTGGGGCCTGGGCCCTActccccagagcaggaattTCGCACCCTTCCACCAG ACACTGGAGCTCTGTCTGGTGGAGTCATAGTCTCTATTATCTTTGGAGTTCTCCTCTTTATTGGTCTAATTGTGGGATTTCTTATGTTTCGGCGAAA GAGGGCTCGTCGGAGACACGCACGGCCGGATTACAGTACTTCGGGCTTTGAGCGAG AGAAGGTCTGGTTGAAACCCTATGTAGACCTGCAACCATATGATGACCCCAGCAGAGGGGTGCTGGAATTCACGAAGGAGCTGGATGTCTCTTGCGTCACTATGGAGAATGTGATTGGAGAGG GGGAGTTTGGGGAGGTCTATCGTGGGTCCCTGCGACTCCCAGGGAAAGAACGTATTGTGGTTGCCATCAAGACTCTGAAGTCAACATATTCAGACTCACAGTGGTGGAACTTCCTGCGTGAGGCAACAATTATGGGGCAGTTCAATCACCCAAACATTGTGCGTCTGGAGGGAGTCGTCACCAAAA GGAGGCCAATGATGATCATCACTGAATATATGGAAAATGGAGCACTGGATACCTTCCTCCGG gagaatgaggaaaaatttaGCCCTGTGCAGCTTGTGAGCATGCTGCAGGGAATAGCCTCTGGCATGACCTACCTTTCAGAACACAATTACGTGCACCGGGATCTGGCTGCTCGCAACATCCTGGTGACACGCAGTCTCCAATGCAAGGTGTCTGACTTTGGTCTCTCCCGAATTTTGGAGAATGATGCAGAGGGAACCTATGAAACCAAG GGTGGTAAGATTCCTATCCGATGGACAGCCCCAGAGGCCATTGCTCATCGCATTTTCACCTCAGCCAGTGATGTCTGGAGCTTTGGAATTGTCATGTGGGAGGTGCTGTCATTTGGTGACAAGCCATATGGGCATATGACCAATCAAGAG GTAATGAAAAGCCTAGAGGATGGCTACCGGCTCCCCCCTCCTGTGGATTGCCCATCTATCCTCTACGAACTCATGAAGAGTTGCTGGTCACACGATCGGATGAGGCGGCCTCATTTTCAGGAAATCCGGGCACAGCTGCAACATTTCATCTCAAGTCCCCAGCTCCTCCGGCCTGTTGCAGACTTTGATCCCAG GGTAACACTCCGTCTGCCCAGCTGCAGTGGATCCGATGGGATCCCCTACCGGTCCATCCCCGAGTGGCTGGAATCCATTCGCATGAAGCGCTACATCTCCAACTTCCGCACTGCTGGCCTGGACACCATGGAGTCCATTCTGGAGCTCACTGCTGA GGACTTGAAACAGATGGGAGTGTCACTTCCAGGCCACCAGAAGAGGATCTTGTGCAGCATCCAAGGCTTTAAGGAGTGA
- the ZYX gene encoding zyxin isoform X2: protein MASPGAPGTRMTSTVSINISTPSFYNPQKKFAPVVAPKPKVNPFKAGGASESSLPPPPGPGAQRAQIGKVGEIPLPPVSLLAEDLPLPPPPPPGEDASFSNCAFPPPPPPFEEPFPPAPDEAFPSPPSPPPPPPPMFDEGPVSKVPAPQVRGKMSSVDLEIESLSVMLDDMEKNDPFKSRITPGSTGSLQKSLAPKAPVEIPSAPKDAPPSFPTKFTPKPSGSSSFKPPGVDLNPTPTPWAAPQQRKEPQVPVPPPPSLPSAQPTPKFTPSPVAGSPKSVSKSGDTNPMVPSNSTRYPTSLQTQFTAPSPSGPSSRPQPPNFTYAQQKERPQVQEKPRPAEQPAAARDTHRPTGSSADPPRGNSCLTMKEVEELEKLTQRLMKDMEHPPPAEAATSELCGFCRKPLSRTQPAVRALDRLFHVECFTCFKCEKQLQGQQFYNVDEKPFCEDCYASTLEKCSVCKQTITDRMLKATGNSYHPQCFTCVMCHTPLEGTSFIVDQSNQPHCVDDYHRKYAPRCSVCSEPIMPEPGKDETVRVVALEKNFHMKCYKCEDCGKPLSIEADENGCFPLDGHVLCIKCHTVRAKTAR, encoded by the exons ATGGCCTCCCCAGGTGCCCCAGGGACCCGCATGACGTCCACAGTCAGCATCAACATTTCTACCCCTTCCTTCTACAACCCACAGAAGAAGTTTGCACCTGTGGTTGCCCCTAAGCCCAAGGTGAACCCCTTCAAGGCTGGGGGTGCGTCGGAGTCGTCGCTGCCTCCACCTCCTGGTCCTGGTGCCCAGCGTGCTCAGATAGGGAAGGTGGGGGAGATTCCATTACCACCCGTGTCCCTGCTGGCAGAAG ACCTgcctctgccacctcctcctccacctgGGGAGGATGCAAGCTTCTCAAACTGTGCATTTCCACCACCCCCACCACCCTTTGAAGAACCTTTTCCACCAGCCCCAGAtgaagcttttccttctcctccttctccacctcctcctcctccaccaaTGTTTGACGAAGGACCTGTGAGCAAGGTTCCTGCCCCGCAG GTACGTGGCAAGATGAGCAGCGTTGATCTTGAGATTGAATCACTGTCTGTAATGTTGGATGACATGGAGAAGAATGACCCCTTCAAATCCCGG ATAACTCCTGGATCCACAGGCTCTCTGCAGAAATCATTGGCCCCAAAAGCCCCTGTGGAAATACCATCTGCACCCAAAGatgctcctccttcctttcctacCAAGTTCACGCCAAAGCCAAGTGGAAGCTCATCTTTCAAACCCCCTGGGGTGGATTTGAACCCCACCCCAACCCCATGGGCAGCCCCACAGCAACGCAAGGAGCCCCAAGTACCAGTCCCTCCAcccccttctctcccttctgCTCAGCCTACCCCTAAATTTACTCCGTCTCCTGTTGCTGGCTCTCCTAAGTCTGTGTCCAAATCAGGTGACACTAATCCAATGGTTCCCTCAAATTCTACAAGATACCCTACCTCCCTTCAGACTCAGTTCACAGCCCCTTCACCTTCAGGCCCCTCCTCTCGACCACAGCCCCCCAATTTCACCTATgcccagcagaaggaaagacCCCAAGTGCAGGAGAAGCCACGCCCAGCGGAACAACCTGCTGCTGCAAGAGACACG caTAGACCCACAGGTTCCAGTGCAGATCCACCTAGGGGAAATTCTTGTCTGACAATGAAGGAGGTAGAAGAGCTGGAGAAGTTGACCCAGAGACTAATGAAGGATATGGAGCATCCACCCCCAGCAGAGGCCGCAACTTCTG AGCTCTGTGGCTTCTGCCGGAAGCCCCTGTCACGAACCCAGCCAGCTGTGAGGGCCCTGGACCGCCTCTTCCACGTGGAATGCTTCACCTGCTTCAAAtgtgagaagcagctgcaggggcagcagttCTACAATGTGGATGAGAAGCCCTTCTGCGAGGACTGCTATGCT AGCACCTTGGAAAAGTGCAGTGTCTGCAAGCAGACCATCACAGACCGGATGCTGAAGGCCACTGGTAACTCATACCATCCCCAGTGCTTCACCTGTGTGATGTGCCATACCCCCCTGGAGGGGACCTCTTTCATTGTGGACCAGTCCAACCAGCCTCACTGTGTGGATGATTACCACAG GAAGTATGCTCCACGCTGCTCAGTCTGTAGTGAACCTATCATGCCAGAGCCTGGAAAGGATGAGACAGTGCGTGTTGTTGCACTGGAGAAAAATTTCCACATGAAATGTTACAAGTGTGAG GACTGTGGGAAGCCCTTGTCCATTGAAGCAGATGAGAATGGGTGCTTTCCTCTGGATGGGCACGTGCTGTGTATCAAGTGTCACACCGTCCGTGCAAAAACAGCGCGCTGA
- the ZYX gene encoding zyxin isoform X3, which yields MEGPGGAEKMASPGAPGTRMTSTVSINISTPSFYNPQKKFAPVVAPKPKVNPFKAGGASESSLPPPPGPGAQRAQIGKVGEIPLPPVSLLAEDLPLPPPPPPGEDASFSNCAFPPPPPPFEEPFPPAPDEAFPSPPSPPPPPPPMFDEGPVSKVPAPQITPGSTGSLQKSLAPKAPVEIPSAPKDAPPSFPTKFTPKPSGSSSFKPPGVDLNPTPTPWAAPQQRKEPQVPVPPPPSLPSAQPTPKFTPSPVAGSPKSVSKSGDTNPMVPSNSTRYPTSLQTQFTAPSPSGPSSRPQPPNFTYAQQKERPQVQEKPRPAEQPAAARDTHRPTGSSADPPRGNSCLTMKEVEELEKLTQRLMKDMEHPPPAEAATSELCGFCRKPLSRTQPAVRALDRLFHVECFTCFKCEKQLQGQQFYNVDEKPFCEDCYASTLEKCSVCKQTITDRMLKATGNSYHPQCFTCVMCHTPLEGTSFIVDQSNQPHCVDDYHRKYAPRCSVCSEPIMPEPGKDETVRVVALEKNFHMKCYKCEDCGKPLSIEADENGCFPLDGHVLCIKCHTVRAKTAR from the exons ATGGAGGGGCCTGGAG GTGCTGAGAAGATGGCCTCCCCAGGTGCCCCAGGGACCCGCATGACGTCCACAGTCAGCATCAACATTTCTACCCCTTCCTTCTACAACCCACAGAAGAAGTTTGCACCTGTGGTTGCCCCTAAGCCCAAGGTGAACCCCTTCAAGGCTGGGGGTGCGTCGGAGTCGTCGCTGCCTCCACCTCCTGGTCCTGGTGCCCAGCGTGCTCAGATAGGGAAGGTGGGGGAGATTCCATTACCACCCGTGTCCCTGCTGGCAGAAG ACCTgcctctgccacctcctcctccacctgGGGAGGATGCAAGCTTCTCAAACTGTGCATTTCCACCACCCCCACCACCCTTTGAAGAACCTTTTCCACCAGCCCCAGAtgaagcttttccttctcctccttctccacctcctcctcctccaccaaTGTTTGACGAAGGACCTGTGAGCAAGGTTCCTGCCCCGCAG ATAACTCCTGGATCCACAGGCTCTCTGCAGAAATCATTGGCCCCAAAAGCCCCTGTGGAAATACCATCTGCACCCAAAGatgctcctccttcctttcctacCAAGTTCACGCCAAAGCCAAGTGGAAGCTCATCTTTCAAACCCCCTGGGGTGGATTTGAACCCCACCCCAACCCCATGGGCAGCCCCACAGCAACGCAAGGAGCCCCAAGTACCAGTCCCTCCAcccccttctctcccttctgCTCAGCCTACCCCTAAATTTACTCCGTCTCCTGTTGCTGGCTCTCCTAAGTCTGTGTCCAAATCAGGTGACACTAATCCAATGGTTCCCTCAAATTCTACAAGATACCCTACCTCCCTTCAGACTCAGTTCACAGCCCCTTCACCTTCAGGCCCCTCCTCTCGACCACAGCCCCCCAATTTCACCTATgcccagcagaaggaaagacCCCAAGTGCAGGAGAAGCCACGCCCAGCGGAACAACCTGCTGCTGCAAGAGACACG caTAGACCCACAGGTTCCAGTGCAGATCCACCTAGGGGAAATTCTTGTCTGACAATGAAGGAGGTAGAAGAGCTGGAGAAGTTGACCCAGAGACTAATGAAGGATATGGAGCATCCACCCCCAGCAGAGGCCGCAACTTCTG AGCTCTGTGGCTTCTGCCGGAAGCCCCTGTCACGAACCCAGCCAGCTGTGAGGGCCCTGGACCGCCTCTTCCACGTGGAATGCTTCACCTGCTTCAAAtgtgagaagcagctgcaggggcagcagttCTACAATGTGGATGAGAAGCCCTTCTGCGAGGACTGCTATGCT AGCACCTTGGAAAAGTGCAGTGTCTGCAAGCAGACCATCACAGACCGGATGCTGAAGGCCACTGGTAACTCATACCATCCCCAGTGCTTCACCTGTGTGATGTGCCATACCCCCCTGGAGGGGACCTCTTTCATTGTGGACCAGTCCAACCAGCCTCACTGTGTGGATGATTACCACAG GAAGTATGCTCCACGCTGCTCAGTCTGTAGTGAACCTATCATGCCAGAGCCTGGAAAGGATGAGACAGTGCGTGTTGTTGCACTGGAGAAAAATTTCCACATGAAATGTTACAAGTGTGAG GACTGTGGGAAGCCCTTGTCCATTGAAGCAGATGAGAATGGGTGCTTTCCTCTGGATGGGCACGTGCTGTGTATCAAGTGTCACACCGTCCGTGCAAAAACAGCGCGCTGA
- the ZYX gene encoding zyxin isoform X1, with amino-acid sequence MEGPGGAEKMASPGAPGTRMTSTVSINISTPSFYNPQKKFAPVVAPKPKVNPFKAGGASESSLPPPPGPGAQRAQIGKVGEIPLPPVSLLAEDLPLPPPPPPGEDASFSNCAFPPPPPPFEEPFPPAPDEAFPSPPSPPPPPPPMFDEGPVSKVPAPQVRGKMSSVDLEIESLSVMLDDMEKNDPFKSRITPGSTGSLQKSLAPKAPVEIPSAPKDAPPSFPTKFTPKPSGSSSFKPPGVDLNPTPTPWAAPQQRKEPQVPVPPPPSLPSAQPTPKFTPSPVAGSPKSVSKSGDTNPMVPSNSTRYPTSLQTQFTAPSPSGPSSRPQPPNFTYAQQKERPQVQEKPRPAEQPAAARDTHRPTGSSADPPRGNSCLTMKEVEELEKLTQRLMKDMEHPPPAEAATSELCGFCRKPLSRTQPAVRALDRLFHVECFTCFKCEKQLQGQQFYNVDEKPFCEDCYASTLEKCSVCKQTITDRMLKATGNSYHPQCFTCVMCHTPLEGTSFIVDQSNQPHCVDDYHRKYAPRCSVCSEPIMPEPGKDETVRVVALEKNFHMKCYKCEDCGKPLSIEADENGCFPLDGHVLCIKCHTVRAKTAR; translated from the exons ATGGAGGGGCCTGGAG GTGCTGAGAAGATGGCCTCCCCAGGTGCCCCAGGGACCCGCATGACGTCCACAGTCAGCATCAACATTTCTACCCCTTCCTTCTACAACCCACAGAAGAAGTTTGCACCTGTGGTTGCCCCTAAGCCCAAGGTGAACCCCTTCAAGGCTGGGGGTGCGTCGGAGTCGTCGCTGCCTCCACCTCCTGGTCCTGGTGCCCAGCGTGCTCAGATAGGGAAGGTGGGGGAGATTCCATTACCACCCGTGTCCCTGCTGGCAGAAG ACCTgcctctgccacctcctcctccacctgGGGAGGATGCAAGCTTCTCAAACTGTGCATTTCCACCACCCCCACCACCCTTTGAAGAACCTTTTCCACCAGCCCCAGAtgaagcttttccttctcctccttctccacctcctcctcctccaccaaTGTTTGACGAAGGACCTGTGAGCAAGGTTCCTGCCCCGCAG GTACGTGGCAAGATGAGCAGCGTTGATCTTGAGATTGAATCACTGTCTGTAATGTTGGATGACATGGAGAAGAATGACCCCTTCAAATCCCGG ATAACTCCTGGATCCACAGGCTCTCTGCAGAAATCATTGGCCCCAAAAGCCCCTGTGGAAATACCATCTGCACCCAAAGatgctcctccttcctttcctacCAAGTTCACGCCAAAGCCAAGTGGAAGCTCATCTTTCAAACCCCCTGGGGTGGATTTGAACCCCACCCCAACCCCATGGGCAGCCCCACAGCAACGCAAGGAGCCCCAAGTACCAGTCCCTCCAcccccttctctcccttctgCTCAGCCTACCCCTAAATTTACTCCGTCTCCTGTTGCTGGCTCTCCTAAGTCTGTGTCCAAATCAGGTGACACTAATCCAATGGTTCCCTCAAATTCTACAAGATACCCTACCTCCCTTCAGACTCAGTTCACAGCCCCTTCACCTTCAGGCCCCTCCTCTCGACCACAGCCCCCCAATTTCACCTATgcccagcagaaggaaagacCCCAAGTGCAGGAGAAGCCACGCCCAGCGGAACAACCTGCTGCTGCAAGAGACACG caTAGACCCACAGGTTCCAGTGCAGATCCACCTAGGGGAAATTCTTGTCTGACAATGAAGGAGGTAGAAGAGCTGGAGAAGTTGACCCAGAGACTAATGAAGGATATGGAGCATCCACCCCCAGCAGAGGCCGCAACTTCTG AGCTCTGTGGCTTCTGCCGGAAGCCCCTGTCACGAACCCAGCCAGCTGTGAGGGCCCTGGACCGCCTCTTCCACGTGGAATGCTTCACCTGCTTCAAAtgtgagaagcagctgcaggggcagcagttCTACAATGTGGATGAGAAGCCCTTCTGCGAGGACTGCTATGCT AGCACCTTGGAAAAGTGCAGTGTCTGCAAGCAGACCATCACAGACCGGATGCTGAAGGCCACTGGTAACTCATACCATCCCCAGTGCTTCACCTGTGTGATGTGCCATACCCCCCTGGAGGGGACCTCTTTCATTGTGGACCAGTCCAACCAGCCTCACTGTGTGGATGATTACCACAG GAAGTATGCTCCACGCTGCTCAGTCTGTAGTGAACCTATCATGCCAGAGCCTGGAAAGGATGAGACAGTGCGTGTTGTTGCACTGGAGAAAAATTTCCACATGAAATGTTACAAGTGTGAG GACTGTGGGAAGCCCTTGTCCATTGAAGCAGATGAGAATGGGTGCTTTCCTCTGGATGGGCACGTGCTGTGTATCAAGTGTCACACCGTCCGTGCAAAAACAGCGCGCTGA